A single genomic interval of Trichosurus vulpecula isolate mTriVul1 chromosome 6, mTriVul1.pri, whole genome shotgun sequence harbors:
- the LOC118854978 gene encoding vomeronasal type-1 receptor 1-like: protein MTMILLGGIPRTMQVWGLKSFLDDSGGKTISYFQSVFRDLSMCSSCLLAAFQAITISPNIPMWAELKARALKYIIPCCVFCWIFNLLLDITVAACTASPKNSSKGRWNVGYSSLDLYDMNTMKIVIWKSVYEGLLVGLMAIASGYMMLVLYRHHQRVQHIHSTSFTRKGSSERRATKNILLLVSTYICFNTVSFPFLIYMAPSRETRQGVIQAMVFFSLCYPAVSPFMLLINDTQIQRPCYVL from the coding sequence ATGACGATGATTCTCTTGGGGGGAATCCCTAGGACAATGCAAGTTTGGGGTTTGAAATCTTTTCTGGATGACTCTGGTGGTAAAACCATATCTTACTTCCAGAGTGTGTTCCGCGACCTTTCCATGTGCAGTTCCTGCCTTCTGGCTGCTTTCCAGGCCATCACCATCAGTCCCAACATTCCAATGTGGGCAGAGCTCAAAGCCAGAGCCTTGAAGTACATCATTCCCTGCTGTgttttttgctggatcttcaatCTTCTATTAGACATTACCGTGGCTGCATGCACAGCTAGTCCCAAGAACAGCAGCAAGGGCAGATGGAATGTTGGATATAGCTCTTTAGACCTTTATGACATGAATACAATGAAAATTGTCATCTGGAAGTCTGTTTATGAAGGACTGCTGGTGGGTCTGATGGCCATTGCCAGTGGCTACATGATGCTGGTCCTGTACAGACACCACCAACGAGTCCAGCACATTCATAGCACCAGCTTCACCCGCAAGGGTTCATCTGAAAGAAGAGCCACCAAAAACATCTTGCTGCTGGTGAGCACCTACATCTGCTTTAACACAGTCAGTTTCCCTTTTCTTATTTATATGGCTCCTTCTAGGGAAACAAGACAAGGGGTGATACAAGCCATGgtcttcttttccctctgttaTCCAGCAGTCAGCCCCTTTATGCTGCTCATCAACGACACCCAGATCCAAAGGCCTTGTTATGTTCTCTGA